Proteins co-encoded in one Parascardovia denticolens DSM 10105 = JCM 12538 genomic window:
- the cas2 gene encoding CRISPR-associated endonuclease Cas2 → MILLLSFDLSRNTKAERKQATKYRKRLVELGFMMKQFSLYEREVVSKQTKQRLIEILKSKIPDTGLITLYQLSNAVNDQQITILGDNAILKSVGKPQLIVI, encoded by the coding sequence ATGATTTTGTTATTGAGTTTTGACCTTTCACGCAATACTAAGGCTGAGCGTAAACAAGCTACTAAGTACCGGAAGCGCTTGGTTGAGCTAGGATTCATGATGAAGCAATTTAGCCTTTACGAACGAGAAGTAGTTTCTAAACAGACAAAGCAGAGGCTAATTGAGATTTTGAAGAGCAAAATTCCTGATACCGGATTGATAACTCTCTATCAATTATCCAATGCTGTTAATGATCAACAAATTACTATTTTAGGTGACAATGCTATCTTGAAGTCGGTTGGGAAACCGCAATTGATAGTTATTTAA
- a CDS encoding DNA-3-methyladenine glycosylase I: MKRCFPKNDDAPLLTKYHDHEWGKLNLNENYLYEMMVLESFQSGLSWQLVLDKRENFRQAFAGFNVERVARFTSNQRKQLLKKRGIIRNQRKIDAAINNARVMTKMHREGHQLCTVLTTLIPQPIINHPQQFTDIPTQNRLSRNLAKEFKEIGFQFMGPVTTYSFLEAVGLINDHIEDCPFKYTTT, from the coding sequence ATGAAACGCTGCTTTCCGAAAAACGATGATGCTCCACTCCTTACGAAGTATCATGACCACGAATGGGGTAAGCTGAACCTCAACGAGAATTACTTATATGAGATGATGGTTCTAGAATCCTTTCAATCGGGACTTAGTTGGCAATTAGTCTTGGATAAGCGAGAAAATTTTCGACAAGCCTTTGCAGGCTTTAATGTGGAGCGGGTTGCAAGATTTACCAGTAATCAACGTAAACAATTACTGAAAAAACGAGGAATCATTCGTAATCAGCGAAAAATTGATGCCGCCATTAATAATGCTCGTGTAATGACTAAAATGCACCGTGAAGGGCACCAATTGTGTACAGTACTAACAACCCTAATTCCACAGCCAATCATTAACCACCCTCAACAGTTTACTGACATACCGACCCAAAATAGACTATCTCGAAACCTAGCAAAAGAGTTTAAAGAAATAGGTTTTCAATTTATGGGGCCAGTAACAACCTACTCCTTTCTTGAAGCGGTAGGCCTAATTAACGATCATATCGAAGACTGTCCTTTTAAGTACACTACTACGTAA
- a CDS encoding MFS transporter, with the protein MNIRTKENLVVIVAGIGMLLSTLDTGIINVALPFFKSYFETTADIAAIAVTGYTISLAVFILPFGLLSDKFGKLSFSYIGLIIFGLSSLLCGLSANIQMLIMFRIFQGIGAAALQATSASLITTLVSAEKSSSAIGVLGIMIGVGPVLGPSLGGLLLSLNSWRGIFWLNIPFVLLGLICNHKLITEISENKYAKHIDYPGSLTNGLFVILLISGLSLLSSHSIIGIALIIASLIAVIILFKVERNKETPVVNVINLIQNKSLLVYLYETIAFGFASAIIFLMPPYLFETVFKLNSGLTGILVLGAPIGLVLFSRISSAHNNGLKDNSFSKVGLSIILCSLLLLSLYQTSLPYILVTICLFIYGVGGGYFQPANISVIMKTTDITSQGSIGSLQRMVQNVAIAMGTATGSVFLNMWSHELVTAIKLGWITAGCLIMIAIALDFALNKNSFK; encoded by the coding sequence ATGAATATAAGAACTAAAGAAAATTTAGTCGTTATAGTTGCTGGCATAGGAATGTTATTATCAACATTAGATACAGGGATTATCAATGTTGCACTACCATTTTTTAAATCTTACTTTGAAACTACAGCAGACATTGCTGCTATTGCAGTTACGGGTTATACTATTAGCCTTGCTGTTTTTATTCTTCCTTTTGGACTACTTAGTGATAAATTTGGTAAACTATCGTTCTCGTATATTGGACTGATAATTTTTGGGCTTAGCTCATTACTTTGCGGACTTTCAGCTAATATTCAAATGTTAATTATGTTTCGAATTTTCCAAGGTATTGGTGCAGCTGCATTACAAGCAACATCAGCCTCTTTAATTACTACCTTAGTTTCTGCTGAAAAATCCAGTTCTGCTATCGGAGTTTTAGGAATTATGATTGGTGTCGGACCTGTACTTGGTCCTTCATTAGGTGGATTGCTACTATCATTAAATAGTTGGAGAGGAATATTCTGGTTAAACATTCCGTTCGTCCTTCTGGGACTCATTTGTAATCACAAATTAATTACAGAGATCTCTGAGAATAAATACGCTAAACACATTGATTACCCTGGAAGTCTTACTAATGGACTATTTGTGATACTGCTTATTAGTGGATTGTCATTGCTAAGCTCACATAGTATTATTGGGATAGCATTAATAATTGCTAGTTTAATAGCTGTAATTATCTTGTTTAAAGTAGAAAGAAATAAAGAAACTCCTGTTGTCAATGTAATAAATCTTATTCAGAATAAATCACTACTGGTATATCTATATGAAACGATTGCCTTTGGCTTTGCTTCAGCCATAATCTTTCTTATGCCACCTTATTTGTTTGAAACTGTCTTTAAATTAAATTCAGGATTGACGGGTATACTGGTACTAGGTGCACCTATAGGTCTAGTTTTATTTTCTAGAATATCTAGTGCACATAATAATGGTTTGAAAGATAATTCCTTTTCTAAAGTCGGATTATCTATTATTCTTTGTTCATTACTACTCTTGAGCCTATATCAAACATCTTTACCATATATTTTAGTTACAATATGTTTGTTTATTTATGGTGTGGGTGGTGGCTATTTCCAACCGGCGAACATATCTGTAATTATGAAAACTACTGATATCACTTCACAGGGTAGTATTGGGTCACTCCAACGAATGGTTCAAAATGTTGCTATTGCTATGGGTACAGCAACAGGTTCAGTATTTTTAAACATGTGGTCTCATGAACTAGTAACAGCTATTAAACTTGGTTGGATTACTGCAGGATGCTTAATTATGATTGCAATAGCTCTAGATTTTGCCCTAAATAAAAATAGTTTCAAATAA
- a CDS encoding PsbP-related protein: MNSKPFKRISVVVASLALMTGLAACGSSQSTAPSANKATSSVTAPQGWKQFTSKDLGYSVYFPGVPEKDTYKDPTGAYARYSTVNDKDHINYAVSVTKFTRKQVEDSKGFNDAQKRKVLTNVARLLQIDKYSFTTVDGHMAISYTGHDSEDSSVIMRREVVYSSAGIYGLESFGTSSSEYKQFVDTFRLLDADRS, translated from the coding sequence ATGAACAGTAAACCATTCAAACGTATTTCAGTCGTCGTCGCTTCCTTGGCTCTCATGACAGGTCTGGCCGCCTGCGGTTCCTCCCAGTCGACTGCCCCATCGGCGAACAAAGCCACTTCCTCCGTCACTGCCCCCCAGGGCTGGAAGCAGTTCACGTCCAAGGATCTGGGCTATTCCGTCTATTTCCCGGGCGTTCCGGAGAAGGACACCTATAAGGATCCCACCGGCGCTTATGCCCGCTATTCGACGGTCAATGACAAGGATCACATCAACTACGCTGTGTCCGTCACCAAATTCACCCGGAAGCAAGTCGAAGACTCCAAGGGGTTCAATGACGCGCAGAAACGTAAGGTCTTGACCAATGTCGCTCGTCTTCTGCAGATTGACAAGTATTCCTTCACCACCGTGGACGGGCATATGGCCATTTCCTACACCGGTCACGATAGCGAGGACTCCTCGGTGATCATGCGTCGAGAGGTCGTTTACTCGTCCGCTGGCATCTATGGCCTCGAATCCTTTGGAACTTCCAGCTCGGAATACAAGCAGTTCGTCGATACCTTCCGTCTCCTGGACGCCGACCGTTCCTAG
- the cas1 gene encoding type II CRISPR-associated endonuclease Cas1 yields the protein MKNIVYVENECFVGVTKEGLKFSNIKTKEKKYLTFDDISTLVFDNRKCYLSERVIEYCILNHIRILFCDRSHSPLEMIETTYNQEHRYERLKKQLTLTSKVKKRIWRKIVIQKIENQARCLELNEANADDVALVRSVSNTVVDGDEHNGEAVAAKNYFKVLFGQSFKRGRTKDIQNASLNYGYAIIRAEIRRLLVMKGFEPSFGIHHESTANPYNLADDVIETYRPFVDNYITKNILLSEDNEFDAEERRLLVRILLEKCVINGQVMHLSDAIHLTVDTLTTCIENNSSGNLNLPSFIEGGIQYDFVIEF from the coding sequence GTGAAGAATATAGTTTATGTGGAGAATGAATGTTTTGTTGGTGTCACTAAAGAAGGACTAAAATTTTCAAATATCAAGACAAAGGAAAAGAAATATCTGACCTTTGATGATATTAGTACATTGGTGTTTGATAATAGAAAGTGTTATCTATCGGAGCGAGTGATTGAATATTGCATTCTCAATCACATTCGGATTTTATTCTGTGACCGAAGCCACTCTCCTTTAGAAATGATCGAGACCACCTACAATCAGGAACACCGCTATGAACGCTTGAAAAAGCAACTAACCTTAACTAGTAAGGTGAAGAAGCGGATCTGGCGAAAGATTGTAATTCAAAAGATTGAAAACCAAGCTCGTTGTTTGGAACTAAACGAGGCTAATGCAGATGACGTCGCATTAGTTCGCTCTGTTTCAAATACCGTTGTTGATGGTGATGAGCATAATGGGGAAGCCGTCGCAGCAAAAAACTACTTCAAGGTCTTATTTGGTCAGTCCTTTAAACGGGGACGAACGAAGGATATTCAAAATGCAAGTTTAAACTATGGCTATGCAATCATCCGTGCAGAAATTAGGCGGCTGTTGGTGATGAAGGGATTTGAACCAAGCTTTGGGATTCACCATGAATCGACTGCGAACCCGTACAATCTCGCTGATGATGTGATTGAAACCTACCGTCCGTTTGTTGATAACTACATTACAAAGAATATTCTTCTTAGTGAAGACAACGAGTTCGATGCTGAGGAACGGAGATTGCTTGTCAGAATTCTTCTTGAAAAGTGTGTCATTAATGGGCAAGTAATGCATTTAAGTGATGCAATTCATCTGACCGTTGATACCTTAACTACCTGCATTGAAAACAATAGTTCAGGGAACCTGAATCTCCCTTCGTTTATCGAAGGGGGGATTCAATATGATTTTGTTATTGAGTTTTGA
- a CDS encoding ThiF family adenylyltransferase, translated as MIHAKKHLKYTAIPNEEMYWERGNRSLGWLGDTKQEQHNKQEKSKNIVIGIGGQLAQRLVRIGIRNLKFADPDTFDISNVNRQMGADLQHIGKNKAEVVAEMTYSLNHDVNIDFHSFLENTL; from the coding sequence ATGATTCACGCCAAAAAGCACTTAAAATACACAGCAATCCCAAACGAAGAGATGTATTGGGAAAGGGGAAATCGTAGTTTGGGTTGGCTCGGTGACACCAAACAGGAACAACATAATAAACAAGAAAAATCGAAAAATATTGTAATTGGAATAGGAGGACAACTTGCACAACGGTTGGTTCGAATAGGTATTCGAAATCTAAAATTTGCAGACCCAGATACATTTGATATTTCAAATGTGAATAGGCAAATGGGTGCTGATCTGCAACATATTGGAAAAAATAAGGCAGAAGTTGTTGCAGAAATGACTTACAGCTTGAATCATGATGTAAATATAGACTTTCATTCTTTCTTGGAGAATACGCTATGA
- a CDS encoding ArsR/SmtB family transcription factor, whose translation MTIRINFSKYSTVTDETLTQRFQFVYSPLNELLRSLHVLMNPRHHGLVVDWALKTMEQLDKEDIDNLYYFSPVYELGVPPTVLCNFQYNASNLKDELSMLRAFLSRQSNVNGLINELSTLNHDRSNTFIPNLAKGLEWQDFSIKRNPLLIKDLSGNPQTVINRFFKFIVKYNDNVFSAVWEKDNIKKLLFQEIKIRANSINIHGIRSTIDELQVARMHWKNDTLIINKPFEREIDLKDTDTIMLIPSFFTWPHLFVDTFKNGVVITYGLQKRADLIYTPKELLLTFKALSEPTRLQILKTVSKSPCTTQGLSQLLSLGTSTVSRHLQILKEANLLRTTKQKKFVLYQITNRIFELVPNFLDFMRDDNK comes from the coding sequence ATGACTATTAGGATAAACTTTAGTAAATACTCTACTGTAACAGACGAGACACTAACTCAAAGATTTCAGTTTGTTTATTCACCACTGAATGAACTTCTTAGAAGTCTTCATGTCTTGATGAATCCTAGGCATCATGGGTTGGTTGTAGATTGGGCCTTAAAGACAATGGAACAATTGGATAAAGAGGATATTGATAATTTGTACTACTTTAGTCCTGTATATGAATTAGGTGTTCCTCCCACTGTACTTTGTAATTTTCAATACAATGCTAGTAATCTAAAGGATGAACTATCCATGCTTCGCGCTTTTCTTAGTAGGCAAAGTAATGTAAATGGACTAATTAATGAGTTATCCACCTTAAATCACGATAGAAGTAACACGTTTATTCCAAATTTAGCTAAAGGTCTTGAATGGCAGGATTTTTCTATTAAACGGAATCCATTACTTATAAAAGACCTTAGTGGTAACCCGCAAACTGTCATTAACCGTTTTTTTAAATTTATCGTTAAGTATAATGACAATGTTTTTTCTGCGGTTTGGGAAAAAGATAATATTAAAAAACTGTTATTTCAGGAAATCAAGATACGGGCGAACTCAATTAATATTCATGGTATTCGAAGTACTATAGATGAATTGCAAGTAGCCCGTATGCACTGGAAAAATGATACTTTAATTATTAATAAGCCTTTTGAGAGAGAAATTGATCTTAAAGATACTGACACAATTATGCTCATACCAAGTTTTTTTACTTGGCCTCATCTATTCGTTGATACATTTAAAAATGGAGTGGTCATTACTTACGGACTACAAAAAAGAGCAGATCTAATTTATACACCAAAAGAACTATTATTAACTTTTAAGGCTCTTAGTGAACCAACCAGACTTCAGATCTTGAAAACCGTTTCGAAGTCACCTTGTACTACACAAGGACTGTCACAGCTTTTATCACTAGGTACCTCGACTGTATCCAGGCATTTACAAATATTAAAAGAAGCAAATTTACTAAGAACCACAAAACAAAAAAAGTTCGTTCTTTATCAAATAACAAATAGAATATTTGAGTTAGTTCCTAATTTTTTAGATTTTATGAGAGATGATAACAAATGA
- a CDS encoding WXG100 family type VII secretion target — MADSTKKGEIKIEPDKVKTAGEDFKKKGGTVHDLGNKAREWSDDMQWGEGAAHDAILNRFTQITTAADGIKTGLETYGTNLDQTATTLEGVDCEVSTDYKTGGASSADDSFNEKDGASLVRGHRSSHSTTIYAENNGDETTVGAEHEESYHHVDGDGSTSTHDKTSVSASSSSTRTTASASHQSSMSSTRKH; from the coding sequence ATGGCTGATTCCACGAAAAAGGGGGAAATCAAGATCGAACCGGATAAAGTGAAAACTGCCGGTGAGGATTTCAAAAAGAAGGGAGGAACGGTCCACGATTTAGGAAACAAAGCCAGGGAGTGGTCCGATGATATGCAATGGGGAGAGGGGGCGGCGCATGATGCCATCCTTAACCGCTTCACGCAAATCACCACCGCTGCGGATGGCATCAAAACCGGTCTGGAGACATATGGCACCAACCTTGATCAGACTGCGACCACCCTGGAAGGTGTGGATTGCGAAGTTTCCACTGATTATAAGACAGGGGGCGCCTCCAGCGCTGATGATTCGTTCAATGAAAAAGATGGGGCGAGTCTTGTACGAGGGCATAGGTCGAGTCATTCAACGACGATTTACGCCGAAAACAATGGCGATGAAACCACCGTCGGGGCAGAGCATGAGGAGTCCTATCATCATGTGGATGGCGACGGTTCGACTTCAACCCATGATAAGACTTCGGTCTCGGCCAGCTCTTCCAGCACCCGTACCACGGCCTCTGCCTCTCATCAGTCCTCAATGTCTTCAACCCGGAAACATTAA